The region ctcctcccagctgcccactgcactgaagataggaaacactgtcaccactgataaatccaccataattgagaatttcaataagcattttcctacggctggccatgctttccacctggctactcctaccccggtcaacagcactgcatccccaacagcaactcgcccaagccttccccatttctccttctcccaaatccattcagctgatgttctgaaagagctgaaaaatctggacccctacaaatcagccgggctagacaatctggaccctttctttctaaaattatctgccgaaattgttgccacccctattactagcctgttcaacctctctttcgtgtcgtctgagattcccaaagattggaaagcagctgcggtcatccccctcttcaaagggggggacactcttgacccaaactgctacagacctatatctatcctaccatgcctttctaaggtcttcgaaagccaagtcaacaaacagattaccgaccatttcgaatctcaccataccttctctgctatgcaatctggtttcagagctggtcatgggtgcacctcagccacgctcaaggtcctaaatgatttcttaaccgccattgataagaaacattactgtgcagccgtattcattgatctggccaaggctttcgactctgtcaaccaccacatcctcatcggcggactcgacagccttggttttctcaaatgattgcctcgcctggttcaccaactacttatctgatagagttcagtgtgtcaaatcggagggtctgctgtccggacctctggcagtctctatgggggtgccacagggttcaattcttggaccgactctcttctctgtatacatcaatgaggtcgctcttgctgctggcgagtccctgatccacctctacgcagacaacaccattctgtatacttccggcccttctttggacactgtgttaacaaccctccaggcaagcttcaatgccatacaactctccttccgtggcctccaattgctcttaaatacaagtaaaactaaatgcatgctcttcaaccgatcgctacctgcacctacccgcctgtccaacatcactactctggacggctctgacttagaatacgtggacaactacaaatacttaggtgtctggttagactgtaaactctccttccagacccacatcaaacatctccaatccaaagttaaatctagaattggcttcctatttcgcaacaaagcatccttcactcatgctgccaaacaaacccttgtaaaactgaccatcctaccaatcctcgactttggcgatgtcatttacaaaatagcctccaataccctactcaacaaattggatgcagtctatcacagtgcaatccgttttgtcaccaaagccccatatactacccaccattgcgacctgtacgctctcgttggctggccctcgcttcatactcgtcgccaaacccactggctccatgtcatctacaagaccctgctaggtaaagtcccccttatctcagctcgctggtcaccatagcatctcccacctgtagcacacgctccagcaggtatatctctctagtcacccccaaaaccaattctttctttggccgcctctccttccagttctctgctgcctatgactggaacgaactacaaaaatctctgaaactggaaacacttatctccctcactagctttaagcaccaactgtcagagcatcttacagattactgcacctgtacatagcccacctataatttagcccaaacaactacctctttcccaactgtatttaattaatttatttattttgctcctttgcaccccattatttttatttctacattgcacattcttccattgcaaaactaccattccagtgttttacttgctatattttatttactttgccaccatggccttttttgcctttacctcccttctcacctaatttgctcacattgtgtatagacttgtttatactgtattattgactgtatgtttgttttactccatgtgtaactctgtgtcgttgtatctgtcgaactgctttgctttatcttggccaggtcgcaattgtaaatgagaacttgttctcaacttgcctacctggttaaataaaggtgaaaatattCCCAAGCATCTCTGTGCAGTCAGACCCTGCCAAGCAGGCTCAGAACCTTGAGGGGGCGGTGCTGCTCTAGTAGGTCTCTGATCACATTCAATTTTCTGATTTGGCGAGTAAAGACTACTTACAGTTGGCCCATAAAAACAGataaggacttctccttagtgtaAGGGTcactcaggtgggtgtctaggttaTAGGGTTGGGGACCGTTCCATTGtgataggacaataaatacaCTATGATtataatttatttaaaaatgtgTATATCCCATATCTGCAAGTCAGatgttaatttgtttactgtgaaatagcattgtatctggtcaaacacaattttgtCTAAACGTTTACTCAGGGATGgtagcaggctgattggtcggcagtttgagccagtaaagggtaCTTTGCTAATCTTGGGTAGCGgcatgacttttgcttccctccaggcctgagggcacacactttcctgTAGGCTTAGACTGAAgagatggcaaataggagtggcaatatagtCCGCTATCATCCTCAATATTTTTCCATTCATTTTCTCAGAGCAAGgcggcttgtcattgttgatagacaacaatacttttttttcacctcttcaaaactcactttacggaattataatgcttgtctttcataatttggtgaGTTATGAATGGATGTGTAGGTTTAGAGTTTATTGTTGTCCTGCCTAATTTTGCTAACcttgccatttaaaaaaaaacattaaagtaGTTgacaatatcagtgggttttgtgatgaatgagccatctgattcaatgaaggACGGAACCTTTTTGCCCAACATTCCTTtagcctcatccctctcaaccatataattgttcaattcctcatcaatccaaggggatttaactgTTTGTATTGTCATTGTGTTAATGGGTGCattgcttattagtaactgggataagacatttcataaatgtgtcaagtgcagcgtgtGGTTGCTCCCCATTACACGCAACAGACCAACAAATATGATTTACATCTTCAACATAGGAATTACTACAAAACctcttgtatgacctcttatacactatattaggcccagcctttggaactttggttttcctacaTATGGCTACCATATTATGGTCACCACATCCGATGGGTGTGGAGAATGCTTTAGGGCAGATTTCTGCAGAATTAAAACTTCTTCGGGATTggtgagctaacgtaggctaatgtgattagcatgaggttgttagtaacaagaacatttcccaggacgtAGACATCTGATATTTTGGCAGAaggcttaaattcttgttaatctaacgacactgtccaatttacagtagcttatatagtgaaagaataccatgttattgtttgaggagattgcacagttttgaacatgaaaagttatgaataaacaaattaggcacatttgggcagtcttgatacaccTTTACTCCCTAACCCTCAGGAAAGGTGTTTTGCTGCTCAACTGTAGGAGCAGTGGATACATCTTCACAATAAAATAGGAGTTTAAAAAAACAATGTTCCCTCATAAGTGGAGTTTGTTGCATAACACTTCTTTCAAGAGTTGTTGGTTCAATTCCAGCAGGGATCACATGTAAATAATGTATGCACCCACTGCACCCTGCTCTGTACTTCACtgtggataaaagcatctgctataAGTGGAACAACATTTTGCTTTAAAAACCAAGGGATCAAAGAAACACTCACCACAATACATAATCTGTTGCCACATCAAAAGAGGGATGCTTCACTGATCAGAACATAATGTTAAATGGTACTCTTGCACTGTGTCCAGGgctaatagggctctggttgaaagtagtacactattttggggggggtttactttttttttttaactaggcaagtcagttaagaacaaattcttattttcaatgacagcctaggaacagtgggttaactgccttgttcaggggcagaattacatattttttaccttgtcagctcagggatttgacctccaaccttccggttactaatccaacactctaacccctcggctacctgccaccccaatgtagggaatagggaattcCCCAACTGGTGGCCCACCAAGTTACacaccaaaataaataaataataataaataaataataataaataaatatatatatatatattttttaattgttgGATATAAAATACTAAAAACAAAAATATGTTCCAATGTATTCCCACATATATAAATATGAAATATATATGATCGTATATaaatgtaatcaaggtttgaaGTGATTATATTTTAGTGTAATATTATATATGTTcgggcttcttgtggtcaatttgcagtctacaaatgatgtgtaattatgttctggccccctgaccatccgctcaagaaaaactTGTCCCGGGACTGAATTTAGTTGATGATGgctggaatagggtgtcatttagggcACAATCTGCGTGAATCAGACAGGAGTTTTCAATTAAATTGTTGTTGAATAATAATCTTTTATGAAGAGTTGTGAGGTGAGATACATCAAGGGGGTATTGTTTGAGACTTTGCCAAAAATGGTTTTGTTGGGAGAGTAATTATGACAATTAATTTACAGACTGGTGATGCCTGCGTGCCACATAACTATTGAAATGCTAAAATGCTATAATttcaataaataataataataattaatttaTTTAATGCCCATTTCATAAAACCCAAGGAGAGTCAGCAAGGAGGGACAGGTTTAGAGTACGAGTCATGGAGGGTTTTCATTCCCATAAATACGAAGACATGAGAGGCTTGGATTAACGTTTCAATATAGCCTCAAAATATAAATTAATAAGACATTAAACATGTTTATAAATCTTCACAAATAATGAAATACCCATTTATTAATAATTTATAAATATTGTATTAACGATTATTCATCAAATATATTATTAAGTGTTGCCAGAGGTTTTCTGTGGACGCAGGAAGGATCTCTTATTACTGCTTGACTGAATGAATACCGGGATTGAGACTACTTTCCAACAACAGGTGGTGCTATTCACTATTTAATGGATGTGCTTGAACAAAACAGCGGAAAGCTATGCCTACAGTCAACGAGTAGGCATCGTAGCAATGAGTGTCAATGGTGGGCATCAGTACAGCAATTGGTATTTTAAGGTAAATTATAATACTTTTTGTCGTATAGCTAGATAATGTGTGGTGAATGATTTCAAAGCCTTTTATCTTTGCAACAACATTTTGTCTTGGAAAACTATTGCATGCAGGCCTTGTTCTAACCCAGCACTAAAACAGCTGACTCAGCTAATCAAAGTCTTCATGGTTATTTTAATCAGGTGTTTTAGAGCATAGATGTGGAACCAAAGACTGCACACCCTGTAACCCTTCAGGATCAGCAAGGAAGTACGGGTTAGTGAGGGACCACATTTAAAAAGCACTACTAGTTTGCATACGCCACCCTCTTTCTTGAACATTGCCCCTCCCACATCACGCTTTAAAACCATCTCCTTTCTTTCCAGAGCTCTTACCTCTCGCTGAGTCAAAGCGAAAGACATTCTAACACAAGACTGGCGACATTCCTCTTAACTTGCATTTCAGATCTCATAATGTGTATTATAACAGAAGAAAACTAATATCTCATTCGTTTCAATGAACGAGATCACGCATCGAGAGAGACTACAGTAGGGAAGCGGCAGATTACGCTCTTTTTGGAGTGTAGCAGTGCAACTTTCTATCTTTTTCAAGAGAGGAAAATATCGGTCTCGAGAGCATCGTGGTTCTCACTGGACCGGAGTGTCATGCTCTTAGTCAGTCAGAGGTAAATGTCCATCTACTATTATCATCTGAAGATCTGCAGTGATCAGTATTGTGAAAATAAGATATTATGGTTAGAAATTCAGGGGGCTACAACCACTTGTTGGTGTGATGCatttcattttttgttgttgtaatatatgatatactgtacatttcaaaGCACTCCAGTTTTGAGGGCGAATTACTACAGTTCGGTGTTGTTGTGTGAGGGTAGTATTTTCCCACACCACGTCTTTCATACCACAGCTACATTAAGGCTGCGACTGGAGATTCAGAGACGATTACACATAATGACACTTTAATAACAGTTGTAATAACTTTTTAAAAGACCTACATCGTGTTGTCAACACCATAGCATTACATATAGAGCTGATTCATAGGATCTCTGTGGTCAAAACAGCCTTGAGCTTCAACTTGTATGAGACCATACCATTGCCTGGAAAGCATATGGATTACACTGATATAGCCTAGTAACTTCCGTGGTCCTAGTAATGTGAATATTAGGCTgattacagttctctccataatGTGGTAACTGGCAAATACAGAAGATGCATTGTCTAGTTATCTATCCCCAGGGTATGTGTAGTCTAATCAATCTGTCATTGGACATAAGTCTTAGCTGCTGGTTAATGGCTTTAAGAGTTTGGCTGAAACCTTGTCCTCTCCCTACAGCTAGTTTGTTCTTCACATGTTGATTCCACTAATATGGCTTATAAAGCTATTTTGGAGTAATTCAGCAcaaaatcaagtctgaaaacaATCAAGCCATTGGGATACAGTCAACAGCTAACAGACAGAGTTGGGGAGTTGGAGTTGCCTCAGAGGCACACAGCTGTTTGTAATTTAGGAAGGCTGTATGTTTTTTAGAGAAAAAAACGTCAGGAGTTTGGCTTGTATGACATCACTCAAAGTCAAGATGCCATTGTCTCTGGCAGAGAAGGCTTACTAATGCATTCAAGACAGGAGCTGACAATAAAGATTTtccattgtgtgtgtgagtgcatttagcctactgcagtggttctcaaCCAGCAGTACTAGCATCCCTGGGGGTACTTCGCCTATCCACGAGTAGCCTAGCTGTTAAAGCTCTTGTGCTAGTAACCATaaagttgctggtttgaatccctgcaCAGTGGGAAAAAAAATGTCTCctttctgcccttgagcaaggcagttattGCCCAACAACAACTGTTCTCCTGCACCTCTCTggttcagaggggttaaatgctaAATGTTAaatggttgaatgcattcagttgtgcaactgactaggtatctatCCCCTTCCCTGTTTGAGAATGCTTACGAGACCATAGCGTTATGAGACttgtaaaatgcacatgagggggtTGCTTCAAGGGTAGTCTGGGCAGAGAAAAACCTACTTGCTGGTACAGTAACCAAGAAAGGTTGTGAACCACTGACCTAGCGTATGAGCTATTGGTCTTCTGTGTTAAAAGCAGGTAATAACATTTAATCTGTCTAAGCACTCAAGATCAGAGTTGTGCAACAAAGATTAAAATAACAGTGTAGAGGCATTTCAGTGCAGGTAGTTCATGCAGCTTTTAGTATTGCCGTTAAGGACTAGATATCAGTCTCATTTATGTTTGACTCgttcttcttctccctccctcatctcgaAGGATCCAATGAAAATGTCCGTCTGCACGCATGAGAACCGCAAATCCTGCCTCAGCTCAGCGTCCATGAACAGCTTCCTGTTTCACAAGTCATCGTACGCGGACAGCGTCCTTACGCACCTCAACGCGCTCCGGCAGCAGCAGCTCTTCACCGATGTCCTCCTCCACGCTGGGAGACGCTCCTTCCCCTGCCACCGTGCTGTGCTGGCTGCATGCAGTCGCTACTTCCAGGTAAAGACACTGGGCTTTGTTCAACGTCGCAGGCGATTTTGCAGACgactgctgactgactgatgtacagatgtaggatcttaatttgaccaatTTCATCGCAGGAGTAAAATAATCCTGCAGGAGGAGGATTTAATGAATAAAACAAATAAGTGGTAATTTCTAACAGGAAATTCATTTtgataggctacagtaggctatagTTTAGGTGTGAGCTCTAGTGAAAGAAAGGCTTTTCAGTGAATGTATGTTATTCACAAGGCTCATTTGAATTTCCTGCATCGACAACAGAATGATCAAGTTAAGATACACATCTGTACAAATCACCTTGCAACATGATTATCAATCACTGTGATCATCTCCAATAGAAAAATATGACACGTTTGCCGCCATACCAACGCGAACAATGCTACTGCTAACAAGCTAACTCTTGGTGTCCCACTCTCTTTGTTCCAGGCCATGTTCAGCGGAGGTCTCCGGGAGAGCCAGGCCAGCGAGGTGGACTTCAGGGACTCCATCCACCCAGAGGTCCTGGAGCTCTTACTAGACTATGCCTACACCTCCCGGGTGGTGATCAACGAGGAGAATGCAGAGTCCCTCCTGGAGGCCGGAGACATGCTGGAGTTCCAGGACATCCGGGACGCCTGCGCTGAGTTTCTGGAGTGGAACTTGGCTACGTCCAATTGCCTGGGCATGCTGCTGCTGTCCGACGCCCACCAGTGCACCAAGCTGTCCGAGCTCTCCTGGGGCATGTGCCTCAGCAACTTCCCCACCATCTGCAAGACGGAGGACTTCCTTCAGCTGCCCAAGGACATGGTGGTGACGCTGCTGTCCCATGAAGAGTTAGAGACGGAGGACGAGAGGCTGGTCTACGAGGCCGCCCTCAACTGGGTCAACTATGACCTGGAGAGGAGGCACTGCCACCTCCCCGAGCTGCTGAGGACGGTCCGCCTGGCCCTCCTCCCCACCATCTTCCTCATGGAGAACGTGTCCACAGAGGAGCTAATCAATGCCCAGACGAAGAGCAAGGAGCTGGTGGACGAGGCCATACGCTATAAACTCAGGATCCTCCAGAACGATGGTGTGGTCAACAGCCCCCTGGCAAGGCCCAGGAAGACCAGCCACGCCCTGTTCCTCTTGGGAGGACAGACCTTCATGTGTGACAAGCTGTACCTGGTAGACCAGAAGGCCAAGGAGATCATACCCAAGGCCGACATCCCCAGCCCCAGGAAGGAGTTCAGCGCTTGCGCCATCAGCTGTAAGGTCTATGTTACCGGCGGGAGGGGCTCAGAGAACGGCGTGTCCAAAGACGTGTGGGTCTACGATACGTCCCGCGAGGAATGGTCCAAGGCAGCGCCTATGATCATCGCCCGCTTCGGCCACGGATCGGCCGAGCTCAAAAACTGCCTCTACGTGGTTGGAGGACACACAGCGGGTACAGGCTGTCTCCCCGCCTCGCCCTCTGGGTCACTCAAACAGGTCGAGAAGTACGACCCGGTTGCCAACAAGTGGTGCATGGTGGCGCCGCTGAGGGAGGGTGTGAGCAACGCGGCGGTGGTCAGTGTCAAACTCAAACTCTTCGCCTTTGGAGGAACCAGCGTCACCCACGACAAATTACCCAAGGTGCAGCTCTACGACCCGCAGGAGAATAGGTGGTCTGTCCCCGCCTCCTGCCCACAGCCCTGGCGATACACGGCCGCCGCCGTCCTCAACAACCAGATCTTTGTGATGGGTGGCGACACAGAGTTCTCGGCGTGCTCTGCCTATAAGTT is a window of Oncorhynchus keta strain PuntledgeMale-10-30-2019 chromosome 25, Oket_V2, whole genome shotgun sequence DNA encoding:
- the LOC118358589 gene encoding ectoderm-neural cortex protein 1-like isoform X14; the encoded protein is MCLNKTAESYAYSQRVGIVAMSVNGGHQYSNWYFKDPMKMSVCTHENRKSCLSSASMNSFLFHKSSYADSVLTHLNALRQQQLFTDVLLHAGRRSFPCHRAVLAACSRYFQAMFSGGLRESQASEVDFRDSIHPEVLELLLDYAYTSRVVINEENAESLLEAGDMLEFQDIRDACAEFLEWNLATSNCLGMLLLSDAHQCTKLSELSWGMCLSNFPTICKTEDFLQLPKDMVVTLLSHEELETEDERLVYEAALNWVNYDLERRHCHLPELLRTVRLALLPTIFLMENVSTEELINAQTKSKELVDEAIRYKLRILQNDGVVNSPLARPRKTSHALFLLGGQTFMCDKLYLVDQKAKEIIPKADIPSPRKEFSACAISCKVYVTGGRGSENGVSKDVWVYDTSREEWSKAAPMIIARFGHGSAELKNCLYVVGGHTAGTGCLPASPSGSLKQVEKYDPVANKWCMVAPLREGVSNAAVVSVKLKLFAFGGTSVTHDKLPKVQLYDPQENRWSVPASCPQPWRYTAAAVLNNQIFVMGGDTEFSACSAYKFNSDSYQWTKVADVTAKRMSCHAVASGNKLYVVGGYFGTQRCKTLDCYDPTLDAWNSITTVPYSLIPTAFVSTWKHLPD
- the LOC118358589 gene encoding ectoderm-neural cortex protein 1-like isoform X15, which gives rise to MKMSVCTHENRKSCLSSASMNSFLFHKSSYADSVLTHLNALRQQQLFTDVLLHAGRRSFPCHRAVLAACSRYFQAMFSGGLRESQASEVDFRDSIHPEVLELLLDYAYTSRVVINEENAESLLEAGDMLEFQDIRDACAEFLEWNLATSNCLGMLLLSDAHQCTKLSELSWGMCLSNFPTICKTEDFLQLPKDMVVTLLSHEELETEDERLVYEAALNWVNYDLERRHCHLPELLRTVRLALLPTIFLMENVSTEELINAQTKSKELVDEAIRYKLRILQNDGVVNSPLARPRKTSHALFLLGGQTFMCDKLYLVDQKAKEIIPKADIPSPRKEFSACAISCKVYVTGGRGSENGVSKDVWVYDTSREEWSKAAPMIIARFGHGSAELKNCLYVVGGHTAGTGCLPASPSGSLKQVEKYDPVANKWCMVAPLREGVSNAAVVSVKLKLFAFGGTSVTHDKLPKVQLYDPQENRWSVPASCPQPWRYTAAAVLNNQIFVMGGDTEFSACSAYKFNSDSYQWTKVADVTAKRMSCHAVASGNKLYVVGGYFGTQRCKTLDCYDPTLDAWNSITTVPYSLIPTAFVSTWKHLPD